One segment of Paenibacillus sp. FSL R7-0337 DNA contains the following:
- a CDS encoding ROK family protein — MKVTGDQALVKKINKSIILHTIRKHSPISRAKVSGVTGLNKATVSNLVAELCGQQLVTEAGPGESSGGRKPLMLHFNEMAGTVIGLELRVKQLKAVLCNLGGGILHERDSVLENHDFPYVLGQMQQMISELIATAPPSHYGLVGIGVGVPGMVDEQGVVLFAPNLGWEMVDLRSILESAFAVPVTIDNEANAGAQGELNFGAARDVRHLLYISAGSGIGSGIIIGGELYKGARGYAGETGHMTIEAEGKPCSCGSRGCWELYASEKTYDNPGLSLPARTTTGLVKYALEGQPDTLSHFNSIGEYLGIGVTNLINSFNPELIVIGGALSEAEPWLVEPLRRVVAERTLPYHKQQLEITFSRLGSRGTMIGAGFSAVMHFLGNIRVTL, encoded by the coding sequence TTGAAAGTTACCGGTGATCAGGCGCTGGTCAAAAAAATTAACAAATCGATTATTTTACATACCATCCGTAAGCATTCTCCTATCTCACGGGCCAAGGTATCCGGGGTGACAGGCCTTAATAAAGCTACCGTCTCCAATCTGGTAGCCGAGCTATGCGGGCAGCAGCTGGTTACAGAAGCCGGACCCGGGGAATCCAGCGGCGGGCGCAAGCCGCTAATGCTGCATTTTAACGAAATGGCAGGAACTGTAATCGGGCTCGAGCTGCGTGTGAAACAGCTTAAGGCTGTACTCTGCAACCTGGGGGGCGGCATTCTTCATGAACGGGATAGTGTGCTGGAGAACCACGACTTTCCTTATGTGCTCGGGCAGATGCAGCAGATGATCTCGGAGCTGATCGCTACGGCCCCTCCTTCTCATTACGGACTCGTCGGCATTGGTGTCGGCGTCCCGGGAATGGTAGATGAGCAAGGCGTTGTCTTATTCGCGCCCAACCTGGGCTGGGAGATGGTTGATCTGCGTTCGATTCTGGAAAGCGCCTTCGCGGTGCCGGTCACCATTGATAATGAGGCCAATGCAGGTGCGCAAGGGGAGCTGAACTTCGGCGCAGCACGCGATGTTCGCCATCTGCTGTATATCAGCGCAGGCTCGGGGATCGGGTCGGGGATTATTATCGGCGGAGAGTTGTATAAGGGAGCGCGCGGCTATGCGGGCGAGACCGGACATATGACGATTGAAGCGGAAGGCAAGCCTTGCAGCTGCGGCAGCCGGGGCTGCTGGGAGCTGTACGCCTCCGAGAAAACCTATGATAACCCCGGCCTCTCCCTCCCGGCCCGCACAACGACCGGACTGGTCAAGTATGCGCTTGAGGGGCAGCCTGACACGCTAAGCCATTTCAACTCCATCGGCGAGTATCTGGGGATCGGAGTGACCAATCTGATCAACAGCTTCAATCCTGAGCTGATCGTTATCGGCGGCGCTCTATCGGAGGCGGAGCCGTGGCTCGTCGAGCCGCTGCGCCGGGTCGTGGCTGAGCGTACCCTCCCCTACCACAAGCAGCAACTCGAAATCACCTTCTCCAGGCTGGGTAGCCGGGGAACCATG
- the xylA gene encoding xylose isomerase, producing the protein MAYFETVSKISYEGSRSTNPYAFKFYNSKEIVAGKTMEEHLKFAMAYWHTLTAGGSDPFGAETAVRAWDKLSTLDKAKARAEAAFEFMDKMDLQYYCFHDVDIAPEGASLREFYSNIDTIVDILEQGMKASGKKLLWNTANMFTNPRYMHGAGSTCNADVFAHAAAQVKKGLEVGKRLGADNYVFWGGREGYETLLNTNMQLEQDNIARLFSMAVDYAKEIGFDGQFLIEPKPKEPTKHQYDFDAATCIAFLQKYNLDKHFKLNLEANHATLAGHTFEHELHVARINGMLGSLDANQGDPLLGWDTDEFPASIYDATLTLYEVLKNDGLGKGGINFDSKVRRPSFEPEDLFLAHISGMDVYAKGLKVAAKLLEDGVFENFIADRYSSFNEGVGADIVSGKATLASLADYALNNESPRPNKSGRQELLRATLNQYILTAE; encoded by the coding sequence ATGGCTTATTTTGAAACAGTGAGCAAGATCTCTTACGAGGGAAGCCGTTCCACCAACCCTTATGCATTCAAATTCTACAATTCCAAAGAAATCGTAGCCGGCAAAACAATGGAAGAACACCTGAAATTTGCAATGGCTTACTGGCATACATTAACAGCTGGCGGTTCCGATCCGTTCGGCGCTGAAACTGCAGTCCGCGCTTGGGACAAACTGAGCACGCTCGACAAGGCTAAGGCCCGTGCTGAAGCAGCATTCGAATTCATGGATAAGATGGACCTGCAGTACTACTGCTTCCATGATGTGGACATCGCCCCTGAAGGCGCGTCCCTGCGTGAATTCTACAGCAACATCGATACCATCGTAGACATCCTTGAACAAGGCATGAAGGCTTCCGGCAAAAAATTGCTGTGGAACACTGCCAACATGTTCACCAACCCGCGCTACATGCACGGTGCAGGCTCCACATGCAACGCTGATGTATTCGCACACGCTGCTGCACAAGTGAAGAAGGGTCTGGAAGTGGGTAAACGTCTGGGCGCTGACAACTATGTATTCTGGGGCGGCCGTGAAGGTTATGAGACTCTGCTGAACACCAACATGCAGCTGGAGCAGGACAACATTGCCCGCCTGTTCAGCATGGCTGTTGATTATGCGAAGGAAATCGGCTTCGACGGCCAGTTCCTGATCGAGCCTAAGCCGAAAGAGCCTACCAAGCACCAATACGACTTCGATGCAGCAACCTGCATCGCATTCCTGCAGAAGTACAACCTGGATAAGCACTTCAAGCTGAACCTTGAAGCGAACCATGCTACACTGGCTGGCCACACCTTCGAGCATGAACTGCATGTAGCCCGTATTAACGGTATGCTGGGATCACTCGATGCGAACCAGGGCGATCCATTGCTCGGCTGGGATACAGATGAATTCCCTGCAAGCATCTACGATGCAACACTGACACTGTATGAAGTACTGAAGAACGATGGTCTGGGCAAAGGCGGAATCAACTTTGACTCCAAAGTACGCCGTCCTTCCTTCGAGCCTGAGGATCTGTTCCTGGCACACATCTCCGGTATGGACGTATACGCTAAGGGCCTGAAGGTAGCTGCTAAGCTGCTGGAAGACGGCGTATTCGAGAACTTCATTGCTGATCGTTACAGCAGCTTCAACGAAGGCGTTGGCGCTGACATCGTATCCGGCAAAGCGACACTGGCTTCGCTGGCTGACTACGCGCTGAACAACGAGAGCCCGCGTCCGAACAAATCCGGACGTCAGGAACTGCTGAGAGCTACACTTAACCAGTACATCCTGACTGCTGAGTAA
- the xylB gene encoding xylulokinase, translating to MKYVIGVDLGTSAVKTVLVDPQGKVAFEHSEAYPLSRPQPNWSEQNPEDWVKGTIASLKRLMEVSGAKPGQIDGISFSGQMHGLVLVDGEGKALRPAILWNDTRTTAECRKIEKKLGSKLIDIARNRALEGFTLPKILWVQEHEPEVLAKAELFLLPKDYVRYHLTGDYAMDYSDAAGTLLLDVGAKQWSAEIAGAFDLPVSLCPRLVESFEQTGTLLPAVAEASGLLPTTKVFAGGADNACGALGAGILGEGRTMCSIGTSGVVLSYESNKDLNLEGKVHFFNHSEKDAFYIMGVTLAAGHSLTWFKETFAQDKSFDELLQGVNEIPAGSSGLLFTPYISGERTPHPDASIRGSFIGMDSGHTLSHFTRAVLEGITFSLRESIEIVRESGKEITEVVAIGGGAKNEAWLQMQADIFGATIIKLESEQGPAMGAAMLAAYGAGWFESLGACAEAFIRPAETYTPNAEQAALYDGIFALYQDVYGQTRELNEKLASYRK from the coding sequence ATGAAATATGTAATCGGTGTCGATCTTGGAACCAGCGCGGTAAAGACTGTACTGGTAGATCCTCAGGGCAAGGTAGCCTTTGAGCACTCTGAAGCGTATCCGCTCAGCAGACCCCAGCCGAACTGGAGTGAGCAGAACCCGGAGGATTGGGTGAAGGGAACCATCGCCAGTCTGAAGCGTCTGATGGAAGTATCGGGCGCTAAGCCTGGACAGATCGACGGTATCAGTTTCTCCGGCCAGATGCACGGGCTTGTGCTCGTTGACGGCGAAGGCAAAGCGCTGCGTCCGGCCATTCTCTGGAATGATACGCGTACAACTGCGGAATGCCGTAAGATTGAGAAGAAGCTTGGCAGCAAGCTGATCGATATCGCCAGAAACCGCGCGCTCGAAGGCTTCACGCTTCCGAAGATTCTGTGGGTCCAGGAGCATGAGCCGGAGGTGCTCGCGAAGGCTGAATTATTCCTGCTGCCGAAGGATTATGTGCGCTACCACCTGACAGGTGACTATGCCATGGACTACTCCGATGCAGCGGGAACCCTGCTGCTCGACGTTGGCGCGAAGCAGTGGAGTGCGGAGATTGCCGGAGCGTTCGATCTGCCGGTCTCCCTCTGTCCGAGACTGGTGGAATCCTTCGAGCAGACCGGAACCCTGCTTCCGGCAGTTGCCGAAGCCTCCGGCCTGCTGCCTACCACCAAGGTGTTCGCCGGCGGGGCAGACAATGCCTGCGGCGCACTGGGTGCAGGCATTCTGGGTGAAGGCCGGACGATGTGCAGCATCGGGACTTCCGGTGTGGTGTTGTCTTACGAGAGCAATAAGGATCTTAACCTCGAAGGCAAGGTCCATTTCTTCAACCACAGTGAGAAGGATGCCTTCTACATTATGGGCGTGACTCTGGCGGCAGGACACAGCCTGACCTGGTTCAAGGAGACCTTTGCGCAAGACAAGAGCTTCGACGAATTGCTGCAGGGAGTGAACGAAATCCCGGCTGGCAGCAGCGGTCTCTTGTTCACCCCTTACATCAGCGGGGAACGTACACCGCACCCGGATGCAAGCATCCGCGGCAGCTTCATCGGTATGGATTCCGGACATACGCTGTCCCACTTTACCCGCGCTGTGCTGGAAGGCATCACCTTCTCGCTGCGTGAATCGATTGAGATTGTGCGTGAATCCGGCAAAGAGATTACCGAGGTTGTGGCGATCGGCGGCGGGGCCAAGAATGAAGCCTGGCTGCAGATGCAGGCTGATATCTTCGGCGCTACGATCATCAAGCTGGAGAGCGAGCAGGGTCCGGCTATGGGCGCAGCTATGCTGGCAGCCTATGGTGCAGGCTGGTTCGAATCTCTGGGTGCATGTGCGGAAGCCTTCATCCGTCCGGCAGAGACCTATACCCCTAATGCAGAGCAGGCGGCGCTATATGACGGAATCTTCGCTTTGTATCAGGATGTATACGGCCAGACCCGCGAGCTGAATGAGAAGCTGGCTTCTTACCGGAAATAG